Proteins found in one Streptomyces sp. NBC_00461 genomic segment:
- a CDS encoding GNAT family N-acetyltransferase yields the protein MILTALPLTPDHDIPAPLLTELTALYASNREFQALSGDFPDPDDIRPEQVAAALADELANPDAEVLLARSAGRLVGVAITLADHPDPADPDPWIGLLMVDAGEHGRGHGRRLATLVEERFRVAGRDAVRLAVLDNNPKGLAFWTALGYRVIGHRTDLQLGRPCAVLRKELPTPAA from the coding sequence GTGATCCTCACCGCCCTCCCCCTCACCCCCGACCACGACATCCCGGCCCCGCTCCTCACCGAACTCACCGCGCTCTACGCCTCCAACCGCGAGTTCCAGGCCCTCAGCGGTGACTTCCCGGACCCGGACGACATCCGCCCGGAGCAGGTGGCGGCCGCTTTGGCCGACGAGCTGGCGAATCCGGACGCCGAGGTGCTGCTCGCGCGCTCCGCAGGCCGGCTGGTGGGGGTCGCGATCACGCTCGCCGACCACCCCGATCCGGCCGACCCGGACCCGTGGATCGGGCTGCTGATGGTGGACGCGGGCGAGCACGGGCGAGGTCATGGGCGCCGGCTGGCCACGCTGGTCGAGGAGAGGTTCCGCGTGGCAGGCCGGGACGCCGTACGTCTCGCCGTACTCGACAACAATCCGAAGGGGCTCGCCTTCTGGACGGCGCTCGGGTACCGGGTGATCGGCCACCGCACGGACCTCCAACTGGGGCGTCCGTGCGCGGTGTTGCGCAAGGAGCTGCCCACCCCGGCCGCGTGA
- a CDS encoding M1 family metallopeptidase, translated as MSRSAPVVPAVVLALVLTACDGGVHGTPGGSGVHDPYFPKAGNGGYDVSHYDLKLAYDPADGHRLTGTATITARATQDLSAFDLDFKGLHVDEVTVEGRRARWNRAGQELTVRPRRDLDDNETFSVTVRYSGTPQTITDPDASHEGWLRTDDGALALGEPTGSMAWFPGNNHPSDKASYDIAVTVPKGLQAVSNGELTGETSDRNRTTFTWHSAEPMASYVATVAIGHYDISRSTIGKDRLPVYVAVDPAQVKASRKVLAKIPEIIEWEEYNFGPYPFSSTGAIVDRGQDAEYALETQTRPVFPGAPDTGTLVHELSHQWYGDSVTPKTWRDMWLNEGFATYAEWLWDEDHGGDTAQQTFDKLYDHGEDDHEDLWAFPPAKPSSAAHISDDPVYQRGAMVLHKIRQTVGDDTFYDIIQGWAATYRHRNVDTDDFTAYVEKKAPGKDFDEIWKDWLYGDGKPKHR; from the coding sequence GTGTCCCGATCAGCACCGGTTGTCCCGGCCGTCGTACTCGCCCTCGTCCTGACCGCGTGCGACGGGGGTGTGCACGGCACCCCGGGGGGCTCCGGGGTGCACGATCCGTACTTTCCGAAGGCGGGCAACGGCGGATACGACGTCAGCCACTACGACCTGAAGCTCGCCTACGACCCCGCCGACGGACACCGCCTCACCGGGACCGCCACCATCACCGCCCGCGCCACCCAGGATCTGTCCGCGTTCGACCTCGACTTCAAGGGGCTGCACGTCGACGAGGTCACCGTCGAGGGCAGGCGTGCCCGCTGGAACCGCGCCGGGCAGGAGCTCACCGTCCGCCCGCGCCGCGACCTGGACGACAACGAGACCTTCAGCGTCACCGTCCGCTACTCCGGCACCCCGCAGACGATCACCGATCCCGACGCCTCCCACGAGGGCTGGCTGCGCACCGACGACGGCGCGCTGGCGCTCGGCGAACCCACCGGCTCCATGGCGTGGTTCCCCGGCAACAACCACCCCTCCGACAAGGCGTCGTACGACATCGCCGTCACCGTGCCGAAGGGCCTGCAGGCCGTCTCCAACGGGGAGTTGACGGGAGAGACGAGCGACAGGAACCGTACGACCTTCACCTGGCACTCCGCCGAGCCGATGGCGAGTTACGTCGCCACCGTCGCCATCGGCCACTACGACATCAGCCGGTCCACCATCGGCAAGGACCGCCTGCCCGTGTACGTCGCCGTCGACCCGGCCCAGGTGAAGGCGAGCCGGAAGGTGCTCGCGAAGATCCCCGAGATCATCGAGTGGGAGGAGTACAACTTCGGCCCGTACCCCTTCTCCTCCACCGGCGCGATCGTCGACCGCGGTCAGGACGCCGAGTACGCCCTGGAGACCCAGACGCGGCCCGTCTTCCCCGGCGCCCCCGACACCGGGACCCTCGTCCACGAACTCTCCCACCAGTGGTACGGCGACTCCGTCACACCGAAGACCTGGCGGGACATGTGGCTCAACGAGGGCTTCGCGACCTACGCGGAGTGGCTGTGGGACGAGGACCACGGCGGCGACACCGCCCAGCAGACGTTCGACAAGCTGTACGACCACGGCGAGGACGACCACGAGGACCTGTGGGCGTTCCCGCCGGCGAAACCGAGCAGCGCCGCGCACATCTCCGACGATCCCGTCTACCAGCGCGGCGCGATGGTCCTCCACAAGATCCGGCAGACCGTCGGCGACGACACCTTCTACGACATCATCCAGGGCTGGGCCGCCACCTACCGCCACCGGAACGTCGACACCGACGACTTCACGGCGTACGTCGAGAAGAAGGCGCCGGGCAAGGACTTCGACGAGATCTGGAAGGACTGGCTGTACGGGGACGGCAAGCCGAAGCACCGGTGA
- a CDS encoding sigma-70 family RNA polymerase sigma factor — protein MNENGIPAEDGPRKAAEAAEAAESEFLARRFESHRSHLRAVAYRMLGSSAEADDAVQEAWFRLSRSDTRQVDNLGGWLTTVVGRVCLDMLRSRKSRAEEPLEPLEPSGVTARVPDAAAPDPEQDALLADSVGVALLVVLEALSPAERLAFVLHDLFAVSYEEVGDIVGRSPVAARQLASRARRRVQGADAPDADLVRQREVVDAFLSAAREGDFEALVELLDPDVVARTDVGVTTGAQAVARGASSFAHFAYVSRPALVGGATGLAVFLEGRLDRALSFTFVGERIAVIEIVTDPERVARLDVSLV, from the coding sequence ATGAACGAGAACGGAATTCCCGCCGAGGACGGCCCGCGGAAAGCGGCTGAGGCGGCTGAGGCGGCGGAGAGCGAATTTCTCGCGCGGCGATTCGAATCGCATCGAAGTCATTTGCGGGCCGTCGCCTACCGCATGCTCGGCTCGTCCGCCGAGGCCGACGACGCGGTGCAGGAGGCCTGGTTCCGGCTCAGCCGTTCCGACACCCGGCAGGTGGACAACCTCGGGGGCTGGCTGACGACGGTGGTCGGCCGGGTCTGCCTGGACATGCTGCGCTCCCGCAAGTCGCGCGCGGAGGAGCCACTGGAGCCGCTGGAGCCGTCGGGTGTCACCGCGCGCGTGCCGGACGCCGCCGCCCCCGACCCCGAGCAGGACGCGCTGCTGGCTGACTCCGTGGGCGTCGCCCTGCTGGTCGTGCTTGAGGCGCTGTCGCCCGCGGAGCGGCTGGCGTTCGTGCTGCACGACCTGTTCGCGGTGTCGTACGAGGAGGTCGGGGACATCGTGGGGCGCAGTCCGGTGGCGGCGCGGCAGCTGGCCAGCCGGGCGCGGCGCCGGGTGCAGGGCGCCGACGCCCCGGACGCGGACCTGGTGCGGCAGCGTGAGGTCGTGGACGCGTTCCTGTCGGCCGCGCGGGAGGGCGACTTCGAGGCGCTGGTCGAGCTGCTCGACCCGGACGTCGTCGCGCGCACCGACGTCGGCGTGACCACGGGCGCGCAGGCCGTGGCGAGGGGCGCGTCGAGCTTCGCGCACTTCGCGTACGTGTCGAGGCCCGCTCTGGTGGGCGGTGCCACGGGTCTCGCGGTGTTCCTGGAGGGGCGCCTGGACCGTGCGCTGAGCTTCACGTTCGTCGGGGAGCGGATCGCCGTCATCGAGATCGTGACGGACCCCGAGCGGGTGGCCCGGCTCGATGTGAGCCTGGTCTAG
- a CDS encoding pentapeptide repeat-containing protein: protein MKGARRPEVRLPALEPFGGGELEPDGDYDGLEFRDADFAGQDGGGARFMDCALTGCALDETRLHHARILDSVLTGARGVGTDLAECTLRDAEVVDARLGGVQLHGAVLERVVFRGGKIDYLNLRAARLKDVVFENIVLVEPDFAGAVLERVEFVDCVLKEADLTGVVLKDVDLRGAAELGIARGVERLAGAVISAAQLMDLAPVLAVEMGIRVE from the coding sequence GTGAAGGGGGCCCGGCGGCCGGAGGTGCGGTTGCCTGCGCTGGAGCCGTTCGGGGGCGGGGAGTTGGAGCCGGACGGGGACTACGACGGGCTGGAGTTCCGGGACGCGGATTTCGCCGGGCAGGACGGCGGCGGCGCCCGGTTCATGGACTGCGCGCTGACGGGGTGCGCGCTGGACGAGACGCGGCTGCACCATGCCCGGATCCTCGACTCGGTGCTGACGGGGGCACGAGGGGTCGGTACGGATCTCGCGGAGTGCACCCTGCGCGATGCCGAGGTGGTCGACGCCCGTCTCGGCGGGGTGCAACTGCACGGTGCCGTCCTGGAGCGCGTGGTGTTCCGCGGCGGCAAGATCGACTATCTGAACCTGCGCGCGGCCCGGCTCAAGGACGTCGTCTTCGAGAACATCGTGCTGGTCGAGCCGGACTTCGCAGGCGCAGTCCTGGAGCGCGTGGAGTTCGTGGACTGCGTCCTGAAGGAGGCGGACCTCACGGGCGTGGTCCTGAAGGACGTGGACCTGAGAGGGGCGGCGGAGCTGGGCATCGCGAGGGGTGTGGAGCGGTTGGCGGGGGCGGTCATCAGCGCGGCCCAACTGATGGACCTGGCGCCGGTGTTGGCGGTGGAGATGGGGATTCGGGTGGAGTGA
- the cdgB gene encoding diguanylate cyclase CdgB: METESEPYVRLATLRQLHQVMADMNTARSLADTLQTVADGVVKGLGYELACVNLVRPDGDLVVAAFSGNAAAEALITGRAGSRESWDRRLGMGEHWGDLVFIPHTEGWILDDDDVPQWYTDGPAPRFEDEWHPSDRLFAPMHTPAAPGGSCGELIGVLSVDRPRNGRRPGAWGREALQMYAFQAAIAISNARLRANMQRALVRLEREQQALRASEESFRQAFEYAPSGMAIAEMGGDQHGRILRTNDALCRLLGRPASAMRRYAFSDLVHPEDVGTLLRTSAEGGRAELRLGRRDGTYVWVSLRNSVVADAADGPRFLLTHVEDIEDRKRRELQLAHRASHDSLTGLPNSAELRSRLSSRLCQRSSHPGALESLDAAYGHPAFDANGHGFDFRPGGGVEVFDGYDHHVHTAAPAADHDDGTKGLAVLFCDLDGFKSINDRFGHNAGDAVLIEVARRLSRQVRDGDTVARLGGDEFVVLADGLGKADAQDLAVRLRNEIIQPIRVDGRAMRVGASFGIGWAHCGMTADEVLKSADERMYVEKRSRPKQHRRAG; encoded by the coding sequence ATGGAGACCGAGTCAGAGCCCTACGTCCGTCTTGCGACCCTGCGGCAACTGCACCAGGTCATGGCTGACATGAACACGGCCCGCAGCCTGGCGGACACGCTGCAGACCGTCGCGGACGGCGTGGTCAAGGGCCTCGGCTATGAGCTGGCGTGCGTCAACCTCGTCCGCCCCGACGGCGACCTCGTGGTCGCCGCCTTCTCCGGGAACGCGGCCGCGGAGGCGCTCATCACCGGCCGGGCCGGCTCGCGCGAGTCCTGGGACCGTCGGCTGGGCATGGGCGAACACTGGGGTGACCTGGTCTTCATACCGCACACCGAGGGCTGGATCCTCGACGACGACGACGTCCCGCAGTGGTACACCGACGGGCCCGCGCCCCGCTTCGAGGACGAGTGGCACCCCTCCGACCGGCTCTTCGCCCCCATGCACACGCCCGCCGCGCCGGGCGGCTCCTGCGGTGAACTGATCGGCGTCCTGTCCGTGGACCGGCCGCGCAACGGCCGGCGGCCGGGCGCATGGGGTCGCGAAGCGCTCCAGATGTACGCGTTCCAGGCCGCGATCGCGATCAGCAACGCGCGTCTACGTGCCAACATGCAGCGCGCACTGGTCAGGCTCGAAAGGGAGCAACAAGCCCTGCGCGCCAGTGAGGAAAGCTTCCGGCAGGCCTTCGAGTACGCCCCCTCCGGCATGGCCATCGCCGAGATGGGCGGCGACCAGCACGGCCGGATCCTGCGGACGAACGACGCCCTGTGCCGTCTGCTGGGCCGCCCCGCCTCCGCGATGCGCCGCTACGCGTTCTCGGACCTCGTCCACCCCGAGGACGTCGGCACGCTGCTGCGGACCTCCGCCGAGGGCGGGCGCGCGGAACTGCGCCTGGGCCGCCGCGACGGGACGTACGTGTGGGTGTCGCTGCGCAACAGCGTGGTCGCGGACGCCGCCGACGGCCCCCGGTTCCTGCTGACCCACGTCGAGGACATAGAGGACCGCAAGCGCCGTGAGCTGCAGCTCGCCCACCGCGCGTCCCACGACTCCCTCACCGGCCTGCCGAACTCCGCCGAGCTGCGCTCCCGCCTCTCCTCCCGGCTCTGTCAGCGCTCCAGCCACCCGGGCGCCCTGGAGTCCCTGGACGCGGCCTACGGCCACCCCGCCTTCGACGCGAACGGCCACGGCTTCGACTTCCGGCCGGGCGGTGGTGTAGAGGTCTTCGACGGCTACGACCACCATGTGCACACCGCCGCGCCCGCGGCCGACCACGACGACGGCACCAAGGGGCTCGCGGTCCTCTTCTGCGACCTCGACGGCTTCAAGTCGATCAACGACCGGTTCGGGCACAACGCGGGTGACGCGGTTCTCATCGAGGTCGCCCGGCGGCTGTCGCGGCAGGTGCGCGACGGTGACACGGTGGCGCGGCTCGGCGGTGACGAGTTCGTGGTGCTGGCCGACGGGCTCGGCAAGGCCGACGCCCAGGACCTCGCCGTTCGCCTGCGCAACGAGATCATCCAGCCCATCCGGGTCGACGGCCGCGCCATGCGCGTGGGCGCCAGCTTCGGTATCGGGTGGGCTCACTGCGGCATGACTGCGGACGAAGTGTTGAAGTCCGCCGACGAGCGCATGTACGTAGAGAAACGATCTCGTCCCAAACAGCACAGACGCGCGGGTTGA
- the arfB gene encoding alternative ribosome rescue aminoacyl-tRNA hydrolase ArfB, which yields MDGMSGPYPIRGSVSLPEAELLWRFSRSSGPGGQHVNTSDSQVELRFDLAKTEALPEVWKRRALERLAGRLVDGVVTVRSSEHRSQWRNRETAAVRLAALLAEATAPPPKPRRPTRIPRGINERRLREKKQRSDTKRGRQGRDWG from the coding sequence ATGGACGGCATGTCCGGTCCCTATCCCATCCGCGGCTCCGTCTCCCTCCCCGAGGCCGAGCTCCTGTGGCGTTTCTCGCGGTCGTCGGGGCCTGGCGGGCAGCACGTCAACACCAGTGACTCGCAGGTGGAGCTGCGCTTCGACCTGGCGAAGACCGAGGCGCTGCCCGAGGTGTGGAAGCGACGCGCGCTGGAGCGGCTGGCCGGCCGGCTCGTCGACGGCGTCGTCACCGTCCGTTCCTCCGAGCACCGCTCCCAGTGGCGCAACCGCGAGACCGCCGCGGTGCGGCTCGCCGCCCTCCTCGCCGAGGCCACCGCACCGCCGCCCAAACCGCGCAGGCCGACCCGGATTCCCCGGGGGATCAATGAGCGACGGCTGCGGGAGAAGAAGCAGCGCTCCGACACGAAGCGGGGGCGGCAGGGCCGGGACTGGGGCTGA
- a CDS encoding 1-phosphofructokinase family hexose kinase produces the protein MILTVTLNTALDITYRVPALKPHASHRVTEVTERPGGKGLNVARVLAALGHEVTVTGFTGGATGRAVQEQLTAVPRLVDALVPVTGASRRTIAVADERTGDTTQLNEPGPTIGPAEWTAFQEAYEDLLASVSAVALCGSLPPGVPVGAYAGLIRTARSAGVPVLLDTSGEPLRRGVAARPDIVKPNADELAELTGSHEPLRGAQDARRRGAHAVVASLGANGLLAVTPEGRWHATPPAHLHGNPTGAGDSAVAGLLSGLVENLPWPDRLSRAVALSAATVLAPVAGEFDPAAYEDVVGRVAVNGRVSAAQGASPSS, from the coding sequence GTGATTCTCACGGTCACGCTGAACACCGCCCTCGACATCACGTATCGCGTACCGGCGCTCAAGCCGCACGCCTCCCACCGGGTCACCGAGGTCACGGAACGGCCCGGCGGGAAAGGCCTGAACGTGGCCCGCGTGCTGGCGGCCCTGGGGCACGAGGTGACGGTCACCGGCTTCACGGGCGGCGCCACCGGGCGCGCCGTGCAGGAGCAACTCACCGCCGTACCGCGGCTGGTGGACGCCCTCGTCCCGGTCACCGGAGCCAGCCGCCGCACGATCGCCGTGGCCGACGAACGGACCGGCGACACCACGCAGCTCAACGAACCCGGCCCGACCATCGGCCCCGCCGAGTGGACCGCCTTCCAGGAGGCCTACGAGGATCTGCTCGCGTCGGTGTCCGCGGTGGCCCTGTGCGGCAGCCTGCCGCCGGGGGTCCCGGTGGGCGCGTACGCCGGGCTGATACGGACGGCGCGGTCGGCCGGGGTGCCCGTGCTCCTGGACACCAGCGGGGAGCCTCTGCGCCGCGGGGTCGCCGCCCGCCCGGACATCGTCAAGCCGAACGCCGACGAACTGGCCGAACTCACCGGCTCCCACGAGCCGTTGCGCGGGGCGCAGGACGCCCGCCGCCGAGGCGCCCACGCCGTCGTCGCCTCCCTCGGCGCGAACGGCCTCCTGGCGGTGACCCCCGAGGGCCGCTGGCACGCCACCCCACCCGCCCACCTCCACGGCAACCCGACCGGCGCGGGCGACTCGGCGGTGGCGGGCCTGCTCTCGGGCCTGGTCGAGAACCTGCCCTGGCCGGACCGCCTGTCCCGCGCGGTGGCCCTGTCGGCGGCGACCGTACTGGCGCCGGTGGCAGGGGAGTTCGACCCCGCGGCCTACGAGGACGTGGTGGGGCGGGTGGCGGTCAACGGGCGGGTCAGTGCGGCCCAGGGGGCGTCCCCTAGTTCTTGA
- a CDS encoding NAD(P)-binding protein — protein sequence MHRITVIGGGFAGLTAAVTAAEAGARVTMFEAHHTLGGRARTAEGPYRTNDGPHALYSGGPHWTWLKQRDLIGPLAPIPPLEAARLRLRHHGVLRRTPPFAMLKLLRHGLQQAPVDTDFMSWATGIAGEEAARAAAHYSAVALFHHDPGALSAAFVQERLRRATKLPPEAHYPRGGWANVIDRMAARAWNLGVRMETLSRVDTLDSLPATGGPVIVATSLDAARRLLRDDTLTWTGGRTALVDLAVRTRRGDAFAVSDLDSPGWLERFTAQDRTLAPAGEQLIQGQIPIAPHESKADGIARAEELLDLAFEGWRGRVTWRREAVANGRTGAVDLPGTGWRDRPAIDRGDGVYLAGDQVAAPGVLSEVSFNSALAAVSLALGRRTLDLKQA from the coding sequence ATGCACCGCATCACCGTCATCGGCGGCGGTTTCGCCGGACTGACCGCGGCCGTCACCGCTGCCGAGGCGGGCGCCCGAGTGACCATGTTCGAAGCCCATCACACCCTCGGCGGGCGAGCCCGGACCGCCGAGGGCCCGTACCGGACGAACGACGGACCGCACGCCCTCTACAGCGGCGGCCCGCACTGGACCTGGCTGAAGCAGCGCGACCTGATCGGGCCGCTCGCCCCGATCCCGCCCCTGGAGGCGGCCCGGCTGCGGCTGCGCCACCACGGCGTGCTGCGCCGCACCCCGCCCTTCGCGATGCTGAAGCTGCTGCGCCACGGGCTCCAACAGGCGCCCGTCGACACCGACTTCATGAGCTGGGCCACCGGCATCGCGGGCGAGGAGGCCGCACGGGCCGCCGCCCACTACTCGGCCGTCGCCCTCTTCCACCACGACCCCGGCGCCCTGTCCGCCGCGTTCGTGCAGGAGCGGCTGCGCCGCGCCACCAAGCTTCCGCCCGAGGCGCACTACCCGCGCGGCGGCTGGGCGAACGTCATCGACCGCATGGCCGCCCGCGCGTGGAATCTCGGCGTACGGATGGAGACCCTGTCCCGCGTCGACACCCTCGACTCCCTTCCGGCGACCGGCGGCCCCGTCATCGTCGCCACCTCCCTCGACGCCGCCCGGCGGCTCCTGCGCGACGACACCCTGACCTGGACCGGCGGCCGTACGGCTCTCGTCGATCTCGCGGTACGGACCCGCCGCGGCGACGCCTTCGCCGTGTCCGACCTCGACTCCCCCGGCTGGCTGGAACGGTTCACCGCGCAGGACCGTACCCTCGCCCCGGCCGGCGAGCAGCTCATCCAGGGCCAGATCCCGATCGCCCCGCACGAGTCGAAGGCCGACGGCATCGCGCGCGCCGAGGAGCTCCTCGACCTCGCCTTCGAGGGCTGGCGCGGGCGCGTCACCTGGCGGCGCGAGGCCGTCGCGAACGGCCGTACCGGCGCCGTCGACCTGCCCGGCACCGGCTGGCGCGACCGCCCGGCCATCGACCGCGGCGACGGCGTCTACCTCGCCGGCGACCAGGTCGCGGCCCCCGGCGTCCTGTCGGAGGTCTCCTTCAACAGCGCCCTCGCCGCGGTGTCGCTGGCGCTCGGCCGCCGGACCCTTGACCTCAAGCAAGCTTGA
- a CDS encoding carbohydrate-binding protein — MTSGNNGASTPEDDDPFGYLYADGQANGAQPPSGGGGYGYPGSVNRVRAVGQRQYGQPAQPQQTAAYGQVPQQQGAYGQPNAHYAAPEMLPGGAPTTQHPMPGGGGGRRGPNTKGLLIGAVAVVAAVVIGIGVAMMNGNSDDKASDDVSPSPSTSQNSKPSRTASASAAADLPKTDAKDVQLGGGASVVSDVEGAQSDGGSYVGNLNNVGASVTWTVDDIPEAGAYTLFAHYSVPGQDQSMTLLVNGKPFGNKYNLGNFAHAADGDFTKGWTKTYAWPTLKKGSNTFTLTCQDGDKCNVLLDQLYVKKGQVKN, encoded by the coding sequence ATGACGTCCGGCAACAACGGCGCCAGTACGCCCGAGGACGACGACCCGTTCGGCTACCTCTACGCCGACGGGCAGGCCAATGGAGCCCAGCCGCCGTCCGGTGGCGGCGGCTACGGCTACCCGGGCTCCGTCAACCGCGTGCGCGCCGTCGGCCAGCGACAGTACGGCCAGCCGGCCCAGCCCCAGCAGACGGCCGCCTACGGCCAGGTTCCGCAGCAGCAGGGCGCGTACGGCCAGCCGAACGCCCACTACGCGGCGCCGGAGATGCTCCCCGGCGGGGCTCCCACCACCCAGCACCCGATGCCCGGCGGTGGCGGCGGCCGCCGCGGCCCCAACACCAAGGGCCTGCTGATCGGCGCGGTCGCGGTGGTCGCCGCGGTCGTGATCGGTATCGGTGTGGCGATGATGAACGGCAACTCGGACGACAAGGCGAGCGACGACGTCTCGCCCAGCCCGTCCACCTCGCAGAACTCCAAGCCCAGCCGGACGGCGAGCGCCAGCGCGGCGGCGGACCTGCCGAAGACGGACGCGAAGGACGTTCAGCTGGGCGGCGGGGCGAGTGTGGTGTCGGACGTCGAGGGTGCCCAGTCCGACGGCGGCTCGTATGTCGGCAACCTCAACAATGTCGGCGCCTCGGTCACCTGGACCGTCGACGACATTCCCGAGGCCGGCGCCTACACGCTCTTCGCGCACTACAGCGTCCCCGGCCAGGACCAGTCGATGACGCTCCTGGTGAACGGCAAGCCCTTCGGCAACAAGTACAACCTGGGCAACTTCGCGCACGCCGCGGACGGTGACTTCACCAAGGGCTGGACGAAGACCTACGCGTGGCCCACGCTCAAGAAGGGCTCGAACACCTTCACCCTGACCTGCCAGGACGGCGACAAGTGCAACGTCCTGCTGGACCAGCTGTATGTGAAGAAGGGCCAGGTCAAGAACTAG
- a CDS encoding TerD family protein yields the protein MAVSLSKGGNVSLTKEAPGLTAVTVGLGWDVRTTTGTDFDLDASAIAVNTQGKVFSDGHFVFFNNKQTPDNTIVHTGDNRTGEGEGDDEAIQVNLAGLPADIDKIVFPVSIYDAENRSQNFGQVRNAYIRILNQAGGAEIARYDLSEDAATETAMVFGELYRNGAEWKFRAVGQGYASGLVGIAQDFGVNV from the coding sequence ATGGCTGTAAGCCTGTCCAAGGGTGGCAACGTCTCGCTCACCAAGGAGGCTCCGGGCCTGACCGCCGTCACCGTGGGCCTCGGCTGGGACGTCCGCACCACCACCGGAACGGACTTCGACCTCGACGCCTCCGCGATCGCGGTCAACACTCAGGGCAAGGTCTTCTCGGACGGCCACTTCGTCTTCTTCAACAACAAGCAGACCCCGGACAACACGATCGTCCACACCGGTGACAACCGCACCGGCGAGGGCGAGGGCGACGACGAGGCGATCCAGGTCAACCTCGCCGGCCTCCCGGCCGACATCGACAAGATCGTCTTCCCGGTCTCGATCTACGACGCCGAGAACCGCTCGCAGAACTTCGGCCAGGTCCGCAACGCCTACATCCGCATCCTCAACCAGGCCGGCGGCGCCGAGATCGCGCGCTACGACCTCTCCGAGGACGCGGCGACGGAGACGGCCATGGTCTTCGGCGAGCTGTACCGCAACGGCGCGGAGTGGAAGTTCCGCGCGGTCGGCCAGGGCTACGCCTCGGGCCTGGTGGGCATCGCCCAGGACTTCGGTGTGAACGTCTGA
- a CDS encoding GNAT family N-acetyltransferase: MTTTTPTARLEGVTPAPRLEEITPRNFEAATGIQVRPEQEFAVSPVMKSLAEAYVHPAGVAWPRLIVDGGRPVGFLMAFFDIDWKQDGTLHRSGLWRLNIAAGEQGRGYGRFAVESVAAEIRRRGGKQLYVTWHPEPNGPEEFYLKLGFRDTGELSGGETVGVLDL; the protein is encoded by the coding sequence ATGACTACGACGACGCCGACGGCTCGACTCGAAGGGGTCACGCCGGCACCCCGACTCGAAGAGATCACGCCCCGGAACTTCGAGGCCGCGACGGGAATTCAGGTCCGGCCGGAGCAGGAGTTCGCCGTCTCCCCGGTGATGAAGTCCCTCGCGGAGGCATACGTTCATCCCGCCGGGGTCGCCTGGCCGCGTCTGATCGTCGACGGCGGCCGCCCGGTCGGTTTCCTGATGGCCTTCTTCGACATCGACTGGAAACAGGACGGCACCCTCCACCGCTCCGGTCTGTGGCGGCTGAACATCGCCGCCGGTGAACAGGGCCGCGGATACGGCCGCTTCGCCGTCGAGTCCGTGGCGGCCGAGATCCGGCGCCGGGGCGGCAAGCAGCTGTACGTCACCTGGCACCCCGAGCCGAACGGTCCGGAGGAGTTCTATCTGAAGCTCGGCTTCCGAGACACCGGCGAGCTGAGCGGCGGCGAGACGGTCGGCGTACTGGATCTCTAG
- a CDS encoding flavin reductase family protein: MPNTPAATFPITAPRTSGHAEGVSNDEFRAAMSRLAAGVVLVTAQEPSLDPDDPSAPDGEDVGMTATSFMSVSLDPPLVLVSLREGSRMDDLLDEQPRWAVSVLSESQRHIAGRFAMKGRISDRLLFEDIPYARGKASGAPLVGGALATLECQTEQRVRAGDHTLVIGRVLTAGVPSADGGPLTYFRGRYRQLG; the protein is encoded by the coding sequence GTGCCGAACACTCCTGCTGCCACGTTCCCGATCACTGCTCCGCGCACCTCCGGGCATGCTGAGGGGGTGAGCAACGACGAGTTCCGCGCAGCCATGTCCCGGCTGGCCGCGGGCGTGGTCCTGGTGACCGCGCAGGAGCCCTCCCTCGACCCGGACGACCCGTCCGCGCCGGACGGCGAGGACGTCGGCATGACGGCCACCTCCTTCATGTCGGTCTCCCTGGACCCGCCGTTGGTCCTGGTCAGCCTGCGCGAGGGCTCCCGCATGGACGACCTGCTCGACGAGCAGCCACGGTGGGCGGTCTCGGTCCTCTCCGAGAGCCAGCGCCACATCGCCGGCCGCTTCGCCATGAAGGGCCGCATCAGCGACCGGCTGCTCTTCGAGGACATCCCGTACGCCCGCGGCAAGGCGTCCGGCGCGCCCCTGGTGGGCGGCGCCCTGGCCACCCTGGAATGCCAGACGGAACAGCGGGTGCGGGCCGGGGACCACACGCTGGTGATCGGGCGGGTACTGACGGCCGGGGTGCCCAGCGCGGACGGCGGTCCGCTGACGTACTTCCGGGGCCGATACCGGCAGTTGGGCTGA